Part of the Yersinia hibernica genome, AAAGGAGTGTATGCGGTTGATGTTTATGGCCTAAGTCCAAAGCCATTACCCGGAGTGGCCAATATTGGCACTCGGCCGACCGTTGCGGGCATTCGCCAGCAGCTAGAGGTTCATCTGCTTGATGTAACTATGGATCTTTATGGGCGCCATATTGATGTGGTGCTTCGCGCGAAACTGCGCAATGAACAGCGTTTTGCTTCGCTCGATGCGTTGAAGCAGCAAATCGCCAATGATGTGGTGACGGCCCGAACATTTTTCGGGCTAAAGACACCGGTTTAATATTTCTAGCCGAAACGGAACCGAGAATCTAATGAGTGACTACAAGAATACCCTGAATTTGCCTGAAACGGGGTTCCCGATGCGCGGCGATTTGGCTAAGCGTGAACCTGACATGCTGAAACGTTGGTATGAGCAGGATCTGTACGGGATTATTCGTACAGCCAAGAAAGGTAAAAAAACCTTTATTCTGCACGATGGCCCTCCTTATGCGAACGGCAACATTCACATTGGTCACTCTGTTAACAAAATTCTCAAAGATATTATTGTTAAATCGAAAGGAATGGCTGGCTACGACTCACCTTATATCCCAGGTTGGGACTGCCACGGTCTGCCGATCGAGTTAAAAGTTGAGCAATTAATTGGTAAGCCGGGCGAGAAAGTCAGTGCCGCGGAGTTCCGTGCTGCTTGCCGCAAATATGCGGCTGAACAAGTTGAAGGCCAGAAGAAAGATTTCATCCGTCTAGGGGTGTTGGGCGATTGGGACCATCCTTACCTGACGATGGATTTCAAAACTGAAGCCAATATCATTCGCGCGCTAAGCAAAATTATTGATAACGGCCACCTGCATAAAGGTGCAAAACCCGTGCATTGGTGTACCGACTGCGGCTCGTCATTGGCAGAAGCTGAAGTTGAATATTACGATAAAACTTCGCCGTCTATTGATGTGCGTTTTAATGCCGTCGATGCAACTGCTGTGAGTGCAAAATTTGGCGTAACTCAGGTTAATGGCCCGATTTCACTGGTTATCTGGACGACTACTCCGTGGACTTTGCCTGCGAACCGCGCTATCTCACTGAATGCTGAATATATTTATCAGCTGGTGCAAGTAGAAGGCGAATGTTTGATTTTGGCCGCTGATTTGGTCGAAAGCGTGATGAAACGTGCTGGCATCAGCGAATGGACGATATTGGGCAACTGTAAAGGGTCAGACCTTGAACTGTTGCGCTTCAGTCATCCATTTATGGGCTTTGATGTGCCGGCGATTTTAGGTGACCACGTGACTCTGGATGCCGGTACTGGCGCGGTTCACACCGCACCTGGACACGGCCCAGATGACTTTGTGATTGGTCAAAAATACGGTTTAGAAGTGGCTAATCCGGTTGGCCCGAACGGTTGCTATCTAACGGGGACTTACCCGACGTTGGACGGCCTGTTTGTGTTTAAAGCTAATGATGTAATTGTGGAGCTGCTGCGCGAAAAAGGCGCGTTGCTGAAAGTTGAGAAACTGGTTCACAGTTACCCATGCTGCTGGCGTCACAAAACGCCAATTATCTTCCGTGCTACGCCGCAATGGTTCATTAGTATGGATCAAAAAGGTCTGCGCAAGCAGTCTTTGGCAGAGATAAAAGGCGTGCAGTGGATCCCGGATTGGGGTCAGGCGCGGATTGAAACCATGGTGGCAAATCGCCCAGATTGGTGTATTTCACGCCAGCGCACTTGGGGCGTGCCAATGTCTCTGTTTGTCCATAAAGAGACGGAAGTGCTTCACCCGCGCAGCACTGAATTAATGGAAGAAGTTGCCAAACGTGTCGAGCAAGACGGTATTCAGGCGTGGTGGGATCTGGACCCTGCTGAGATTTTAGGGGCTGATGCTGCTGATTACGTCAAAGTGCCAGACACTCTGGACGTCTGGTTTGACTCCGGCTCAACACATTCTTCAGTTGTTGATGTGCGTCCTGAGTTTAATGGCCATAGCCCGGATATGTATCTGGAGGGCTCTGACCAACACCGCGGCTGGTTTATGTCGTCATTGATGATTGCGACTGCGATGAAAGGCAAAGCGCCTTATCGTCAGGTGCTGACACATGGTTTCACCGTTGATGGTCAGGGGCGCAAAATGTCCAAATCCATCGGTAATACCATCAGCCCGCAAGATGTCATGAACAAACTGGGCGGCGATATTCTGCGCCTGTGGGTGGCATCGACCGATTACACCGGTGAAATTGCTGTTTCTGATGAAATTCTGAAACGCTCTGCTGATTCTTATCGCCGGATTCGCAATACTGCGCGCTTCTTGCTGGCTAACCTGAATGGTTTCGATCCTGCATTGCATCAGGTCGCTCCAGAAGATATGGTCGTGGTAGACCGCTGGGCCGTGGGCCGTGCTCAAGCCGCCCAAGCCGAGATTATGGCCGCGTATGAAAATTACGATTTCCACTTGGTGGTACAGCGCTTGATGCAATTCTGTTCGGTTGAGATGGGGTCTTTCTACCTCGATATCATTAAAGACCGCCAGTACACCGCGAAAGGCGATAGCGTAGCGCGCCGCAGCTGCCAGACGGCATTATTCCACATTGCAGAAGCATTGGTTCGTTGGATGGCACCCATCATGTCCTTCACGGCCGATGAGATTTGGAACGAAATGCCCGGCGAGCGCCCACAGTATGTCTTCACTGAAGAGTGGTATGACGGTCTGTTTGGGTTGGCCGGCGATGAGAGTATGAACGATACTTTCTGGGCTGAGCTGTTGAAAATTCGTGGTGAAGTGAACAAAGTGTTGGAGCAAGCGCGTAGCGATAAACGTATTGGTGGTTCGCTGGAGGCAGCCGTGACTCTGTTTGCTACTCCTGAACTGGCTGCCCGCCTGAACAGCTTGCAAGATGAGTTGCGTTTTGTGTTGCTGACGTCAGCTGCGACAGTCGCAGATTATGCTGATGCTGGTGATGATGCACAGCAAAGCGAGCTGATTGCTGGGCTGAAAATTACCTTTAACAAAGCTGATGGCGAGAAGTGCCCGCGTTGCTGGCATTACACGCAAGACATCGGTTTGGATGCGGAACACGTTGAACTGTGCGGCCGCTGTGTCACTAACGTTGCCGGAGACGGTGAAGAGCGTAAGTACGCCTGATGAGTAAATCGATTTGTTCGACCGGATTGCGCTGGTTATGGCTGGCTGTATTGGTGGTGATTGTGGATCTCGGGAGCAAGCAGTGGGTCATGACCCACTTTGCTCTGTATGAGTCCGTGCCGCTGATTCCTTTTTTCAACCTGACTTATGCGCAGAATTTTGGCGCGGCGTTTAGCTTCCTTGCCGATAAAAGTGGCTGGCAGCGCTGGTTCTTTGCAGGGATAGCTATCGGTATTTCAGTCCTATTGATGGTGCTGATGTATCGCTCTACTGCCAAGCAGCGCCTACTAAACTGTGCTTATGCCCTGATTATCGGGGGGGCGTTAGGTAACTTATTTGACCGCATGGTACATGGCGCGGTAATCGATTTTATCGACTTTCACGTCAATAACTGGC contains:
- the lspA gene encoding signal peptidase II is translated as MSKSICSTGLRWLWLAVLVVIVDLGSKQWVMTHFALYESVPLIPFFNLTYAQNFGAAFSFLADKSGWQRWFFAGIAIGISVLLMVLMYRSTAKQRLLNCAYALIIGGALGNLFDRMVHGAVIDFIDFHVNNWHFPTFNIADTAICIGAALVIFEGFLSPAEKTAINKGE
- the ileS gene encoding isoleucine--tRNA ligase, translating into MSDYKNTLNLPETGFPMRGDLAKREPDMLKRWYEQDLYGIIRTAKKGKKTFILHDGPPYANGNIHIGHSVNKILKDIIVKSKGMAGYDSPYIPGWDCHGLPIELKVEQLIGKPGEKVSAAEFRAACRKYAAEQVEGQKKDFIRLGVLGDWDHPYLTMDFKTEANIIRALSKIIDNGHLHKGAKPVHWCTDCGSSLAEAEVEYYDKTSPSIDVRFNAVDATAVSAKFGVTQVNGPISLVIWTTTPWTLPANRAISLNAEYIYQLVQVEGECLILAADLVESVMKRAGISEWTILGNCKGSDLELLRFSHPFMGFDVPAILGDHVTLDAGTGAVHTAPGHGPDDFVIGQKYGLEVANPVGPNGCYLTGTYPTLDGLFVFKANDVIVELLREKGALLKVEKLVHSYPCCWRHKTPIIFRATPQWFISMDQKGLRKQSLAEIKGVQWIPDWGQARIETMVANRPDWCISRQRTWGVPMSLFVHKETEVLHPRSTELMEEVAKRVEQDGIQAWWDLDPAEILGADAADYVKVPDTLDVWFDSGSTHSSVVDVRPEFNGHSPDMYLEGSDQHRGWFMSSLMIATAMKGKAPYRQVLTHGFTVDGQGRKMSKSIGNTISPQDVMNKLGGDILRLWVASTDYTGEIAVSDEILKRSADSYRRIRNTARFLLANLNGFDPALHQVAPEDMVVVDRWAVGRAQAAQAEIMAAYENYDFHLVVQRLMQFCSVEMGSFYLDIIKDRQYTAKGDSVARRSCQTALFHIAEALVRWMAPIMSFTADEIWNEMPGERPQYVFTEEWYDGLFGLAGDESMNDTFWAELLKIRGEVNKVLEQARSDKRIGGSLEAAVTLFATPELAARLNSLQDELRFVLLTSAATVADYADAGDDAQQSELIAGLKITFNKADGEKCPRCWHYTQDIGLDAEHVELCGRCVTNVAGDGEERKYA